From Xanthomonas sp. 10-10:
CCAGCTTGATGCTCTGCCCCGGCTTGAGTGCATACGACGGCGCCTTCAGGCCGTTGGCCTTGGCCAGCTCCTTGATCTCGCACTGGTACTTCTGCGCGACGCGGCCGAGCGTGTCGCCTTTGGCGATGGTATAGCTGCGTGCCTGCTTGGCCTTGGGCTTGGCAACCGCCGGCTGGCCGGTGGCCACGGTGGTCGGCACGCCGGCCATCGGGCTGACATCGCCTACCGCCACGCTGGGCACGTACTCGGGGGCGCTGCTGCTGCGCACGATGGCGCTGTTGAGGTCGGCGGTGATCAGCGTGCGCGCCAGGTCCGCGCGCGGGCCGTTGACGCAGTAACGCGTGTACAGGCTGGCAATGCGGTTGGTGGCGTTGATCACGGTGCCGGCCGGAATCCAGCCATCGGATTCGTAGCGCGGGTTGAGGTTGCGCAACGCGCGCATGTAGCCGTCGCGCGTGCCCATGCTGCCCAGGCAGATGGTCAGTTCATAGATGGTGGTCGACTTGGCCAGCTTCAGCGTGGCCGGTTGCGCGTCGAGCTTGGCGAAGTCCACCCCGTACTGGCGCGGGTGCAGGAAGATCCACGCCGCCGCGATCACCATCGGCACGTAGTCCTTGGTTTCGGCCGGGAACTGGTTGTACACGTCCTGCTCCCAGAACCCACGTCCGCCGCTCTGGGTGAACACGCGCGCGGCGCGGCCCTCGCCACCGTTGTAGGCGGCCAGCGCCAGTTCGATGTTGCGGTTGAGCCCGGCCATGCGCTCGTTGAGGTAGGCGGCGCTGGCTTCGGCGGCGCTGCGTGCATCGAAGCGCGTGTCGAAGCCGGTGCCGTCCGGGCCCAGCCCGAAGCGACGCCCGGTGGCCGGCATGAACTGCATCAATCCGGCCGCGCCGGCACGCGAGCTGGCGTGCACCTTGCCGTTGGATTCCTTGGCCATGATGCCGAACAGCAGCGCCTCGGGCAGGCCGCGCTTCTGCCATTCCGGCCACATCACCCCGCGCAGGTTGCTGTAGTTCTCGTAGCTGGTCAGCAACGCCGGGCGCATGTCGGTCAGCCAGCGGCGGATGCCGGCCTGCACTGCCGGGTTGTATTGCACCATCTTGTCGAAATCGTGGCGCTGGTCGTTGAGCAGCGTGGCGGCACGCGCCGCCTCGGGCACGCCGTTCGCCGCCGGGCCCAGGTGGTCCGGGTCGGCCTGCAGCAGCGTGTCGTCGTCTTCGGGATCTTCGGCCGCCGGCGCTTCGGCATCGGCGCGTGCCTTCAGCAGGCGCTTGTAGGTCGCCAGCTGATTGGCGACCAGGCAGCCGCGCTGCTTGATGCAGGCGTCGATGACGTCTTCCATGTCCTCCAGCGCGGCATCGCCTTCGGCGCTGCCCTTGGGGTCGGAGTTGTTCACCAGCACCAGCGCATCGCGATAGCGCTTTTCGGCGGCGGCCATGCGGGCATCGAGCACGGCGGCCTTCTCCGTGTCGCGCTTGGAGATGGCGTGGGCGGCGGGGACGACAGACATCAGCGCCACCACAGCCAGGACAGGCCATGAGCGCAAACCAAAATGAGCGAGCGGCATCGGAGACAGTGCAGCGGAAAGTCAGGCAGGGTAGCCGCCGGGGCGACACCGGGGCAAGGCAACGCCGCCGGCAGGTCAGTGGCGCGTTAGCTTGGGGTGCCCGCCCGATGCATTGAAGACTGGCGGAACCGTTTGTCTGGCACCTGCGCGCATGCGGTCGATCGTGCTGGATCCCGGTGCCGGCGCGTCGCACAGGCTGACTGTCACGCCCCAGCCGTCGCCCGCAGATTTGCGCGACACGCTTGCCCGCTAGAATCCGGTCTTTCCTCACTGGATCTGCCCAATGGCCTCGTTCCTGCTCGGCAAAGGCGTCACCGACGATATCCCGGTCGTGCTCGAAGGCCGCTTCGGCAACCGTCATGGCCTGGTGGCTGGCGCCACCGGCACCGGCAAGACCGTGACCCTGATGACCCTGGCCGAAGGCTTCTCGCGGCTGGGGGTGCCGGTGTTCCTGGCCGACGTCAAAGGCGACGTGGCGGGCCTGGCCGTGGCCGGGGACGGCGCGCCCGGCGTGTTGCAGCGCGCCATGGATGTGGGCATCGCCGATTACGCGCCGGCCGCCAGCCCGGTGGTGTTCTGGGACCTGTACGGGCAGCTCGGCCACCCGGTGCGCACCACCGTGAGCGAAATGGGCCCGACCCTGCTTGCGCGCATCCTGGAGCTCAACGACACCCAATCCGGCGTGCTGGACATCGTGTTCAAGCTGGCCGACGACCGCGGCCTGTTGCTGCTGGATCTGGACGATCTGCGCGCATTGCTGGCGCTGGTGATCGAAGAACGCAAGGAGCTGTCGACCAGTTACGGGCTGGTCTCGGCGCAATCGGTGGCCGCGATCCAGCGCGCCCTGCTGCGGCTGTCGCAGGATGGGGGCGAGCAATTCTTCGGCGAACCGGCGTTGGAGCTTGCCGAGCTGATGCGCGTTGCACCGGACGGCCGTGGCGTGATCGGCATCCTGGCGGCCAACCAGCTGGTGCTCAAACCGAAGCTGTATTCCACGTTCCTGCTGTGGCTATTGTCCGAGCTGTTCGAGGGCTTGCCGGAAGTGGGCGACCTGGAACAGCCCAAGCTGGTGTTCGTGTTCGACGAGGCGCATTTGCTGTTCGACGATGCGCCGGCGGCGCTGGTGCAGCGGATCGAGCAGGTGGTGCGGCTGATCCGCTCCAAGGGCGTGGGCATCTATTTCTGCTCGCAGTTTCCCGATGATATTCCCGACACCATCCTTGGCCAGCTCGGCAACCGCGTGCAGCATGCGTTGCGTGCCTACACCCCGCGCGACCAGAAAGCGGTCAGGACCGCGGCGCAGACCTTCGTGGGCAACCCCAAGCTCGACGTGGCCACTGCCATCTCCAGCCTGGGTACCGGCGAGGCGCTGGTATCGCCACTGCAAGGCAAGGGCGTGCCGGCCCCGGTGCAGCAGACCCTGATCGCGCCGCCGCGCTGCCGCATGGGCGCCATCAGCGCGCCCGAACGCGCGCAGGTGCGCGCAACCAGCCCGGTCGGCACCCGCTACGACACCGCAGTCAACCGCGAATCGGCCGCCGAAATGCTGGCACGCCGCGTCGAACAGGTGGCCGAGCAGACCGCCGCCCCGCCTGCACGCACCCGCGAGGACGAGGACGCGCAGGACAGCGGTTTCGGAAAAGCGGTCAAGGACGCCGTATTCGGCAGTGGCCGTCGCCAGGGCATGCTGGAAACGATGGCCAAGCAGACCTCGCGCACCATCGGCAGCAAGATCGGCCAGCAGATCGTGCGCGGCATCTTCGGCAGTATTTTTGGTGGGAAGCGCTGAGTACAGCGTCACACAGAGACGGGAGCCACAACATGCCGGGAGATGCAGCTGTCGCCGCGCTTGAAGCCGCCGACCAACCGACTGCGCGCTTATCGGACGGACACGGCAGACATACGGAATCGGCAGGTCGCAATCGTGCGCGCGGGTTCCTGCATAGTGCGCACACGCACCTGACCATCGCTCGCTCCGTGGTGTTGGCCCTGTTAGTCAGCGGCGCCAGCTCGGCGCAGGCTGAGAAGAGCGCAAATCAAGACGATTCCCCCACCGACTGGCCATTGGGCCAGCAACACCTGCTCTCCGGCCACTATGTCGGCAAGCTGCACCCGGATAACGGGCGGTGTCAGTCGGTTCGTGCAGAACTCTGGCTAGAAGCGGCAAAGGGTAAGAAAGACAGCCATCGTTACACGCTCAAGACAACGTGCATCACTCGCCAAACCCGAGGCCGCGCAGCCACCCTCACCGAGCGCGGGCCGTGGTGGCTCGACATGATGGGGGACGAGTGCCTGATCCTTTCGCGCAAGGATGTCTCCGATCTCTCGCTCAACCCCAATATGTACGGATTTCGGATCAACGCAACGCATGCGTCGGGAAGCCGCCCGGCAACCTATGAACTCGCCCAGGATGGGAGCAACTGCCACAGCGGCGATTGGCCGGAACACCGCGACAAAGTGTTGAAACGCGTCCGCTAAACGTCAGCCATGCCATTACGCTACAAGGCGGCAATGCAGATGCAGTGAGCAACGTGGCAGGTCATTCCAGCACGCCATGCAGCTTGGCGTACTGCAGCAACATGATGGTCTTGGCATCGGCGATCTCGCCCGAGGCGATCATCGCCAGCGCGGAGTCGAGCGAGAGTTCCAGCACCTCGATTTCTTCGCCATCTTCCTCGAGCCCGCCGCCCTCGCCGACCTTGTCGCCATCGAAGTATTCGCCAACGAAGAAGTACAGGCGTTCGGTGACCGAGCCGGGGCTCATGAAGGCCTCGAATACCTTGCGCACGTTGTCGATGCGGTAGCCGGTCTCTTCTTCGGTTTCCTTGCGGATGCAGGTCAGCGCATCGTCCTGGTCGAGCAGGCCGGCGCAGGCTTCGATCAACATGCCGTCCG
This genomic window contains:
- the nudK gene encoding GDP-mannose pyrophosphatase NudK, whose translation is MNPSVADTPQVRIRSIDVLSDNWYVLRKVTFDFQRKDGRWQTLSREAYDRGNGATILLYSRARQTVMLTRQFRLPTLLNGNPDGMLIEACAGLLDQDDALTCIRKETEEETGYRIDNVRKVFEAFMSPGSVTERLYFFVGEYFDGDKVGEGGGLEEDGEEIEVLELSLDSALAMIASGEIADAKTIMLLQYAKLHGVLE
- a CDS encoding transglycosylase SLT domain-containing protein, which translates into the protein MPLAHFGLRSWPVLAVVALMSVVPAAHAISKRDTEKAAVLDARMAAAEKRYRDALVLVNNSDPKGSAEGDAALEDMEDVIDACIKQRGCLVANQLATYKRLLKARADAEAPAAEDPEDDDTLLQADPDHLGPAANGVPEAARAATLLNDQRHDFDKMVQYNPAVQAGIRRWLTDMRPALLTSYENYSNLRGVMWPEWQKRGLPEALLFGIMAKESNGKVHASSRAGAAGLMQFMPATGRRFGLGPDGTGFDTRFDARSAAEASAAYLNERMAGLNRNIELALAAYNGGEGRAARVFTQSGGRGFWEQDVYNQFPAETKDYVPMVIAAAWIFLHPRQYGVDFAKLDAQPATLKLAKSTTIYELTICLGSMGTRDGYMRALRNLNPRYESDGWIPAGTVINATNRIASLYTRYCVNGPRADLARTLITADLNSAIVRSSSAPEYVPSVAVGDVSPMAGVPTTVATGQPAVAKPKAKQARSYTIAKGDTLGRVAQKYQCEIKELAKANGLKAPSYALKPGQSIKLAGCDR
- a CDS encoding helicase HerA-like domain-containing protein — its product is MASFLLGKGVTDDIPVVLEGRFGNRHGLVAGATGTGKTVTLMTLAEGFSRLGVPVFLADVKGDVAGLAVAGDGAPGVLQRAMDVGIADYAPAASPVVFWDLYGQLGHPVRTTVSEMGPTLLARILELNDTQSGVLDIVFKLADDRGLLLLDLDDLRALLALVIEERKELSTSYGLVSAQSVAAIQRALLRLSQDGGEQFFGEPALELAELMRVAPDGRGVIGILAANQLVLKPKLYSTFLLWLLSELFEGLPEVGDLEQPKLVFVFDEAHLLFDDAPAALVQRIEQVVRLIRSKGVGIYFCSQFPDDIPDTILGQLGNRVQHALRAYTPRDQKAVRTAAQTFVGNPKLDVATAISSLGTGEALVSPLQGKGVPAPVQQTLIAPPRCRMGAISAPERAQVRATSPVGTRYDTAVNRESAAEMLARRVEQVAEQTAAPPARTREDEDAQDSGFGKAVKDAVFGSGRRQGMLETMAKQTSRTIGSKIGQQIVRGIFGSIFGGKR